The Leptospiraceae bacterium genome includes a region encoding these proteins:
- a CDS encoding VOC family protein: protein MKVLEKTFPQVTIVKPHIALTVKNVEVSTAFYTKMFGVDPSKVRIGYAKFDLEFPSINLTLNESNKFVPHGALSHLGIQVSSTKDVLTVKQYWEELGLTARDEMNVSCCYAVQDKTWVKDPDGNEWEVFVVLEDNLPEFKFMGDTANACCSSGSCD, encoded by the coding sequence ATGAAAGTATTAGAAAAAACATTTCCACAAGTAACCATCGTAAAACCGCATATAGCATTAACCGTCAAAAATGTAGAAGTAAGCACAGCGTTTTACACAAAGATGTTTGGAGTGGATCCATCAAAAGTAAGAATCGGATATGCCAAATTTGATTTGGAATTTCCTTCTATAAATCTTACATTAAACGAATCAAACAAGTTCGTTCCTCACGGAGCTTTATCCCATTTAGGAATCCAAGTAAGTTCCACTAAAGATGTCCTAACAGTAAAGCAATATTGGGAAGAACTAGGATTAACCGCTCGCGACGAAATGAACGTATCGTGTTGTTATGCCGTCCAAGATAAAACTTGGGTAAAGGATCCTGATGGAAATGAATGGGAAGTTTTTGTTGTTTTAGAAGACAATCTTCCTGAGTTCAAGTTCATGGGTGATACGGCTAATGCGTGTTGTTCTAGTGGATCTTGTGATTAA
- a CDS encoding alpha/beta hydrolase — MAILMKTIGKLIVIGDAGHINTASGYGKWDLGLSILRNFDEISV; from the coding sequence ATGGCAATTCTGATGAAGACCATTGGCAAACTTATTGTCATTGGTGATGCAGGTCATATCAATACGGCAAGTGGTTATGGTAAGTGGGATTTGGGTTTAAGTATTTTGAGAAATTTCGATGAAATATCAGTCTGA
- a CDS encoding ATP-binding protein: MKSIQRTVENQIKSYFFQEKAILIYGARQVGKTTLIQRILTEEKAEDVLFLNGDEPDIRELFQNITSTQIKSLIGNKKILFIDEAQRISNIGLSIKLIVDQIKEVQVIASGSTAFDLANKVQEPLTGRKFEWQLFPLSFSERANHFGLLEEKRLLHNRLIYGSYPEIVTHPSRERELLGLLTESYLYKDILMLDGIQKPALVEKLVTALSLQVGNEVSYNELAKTVSSDPATVEKYIHILEKAFIVFVVPAFSRNVRTEIKKGKKIYFYDNGIRNAVIRNYQPLELRTDKGALWENFLMSERRKLLVNSKLNAKQYFWRTTAQQEIDAVEEVDNMLSIFEFKWNPKTKSKIPKTFSENYILEKSKKISTENYPEYLMEK; encoded by the coding sequence ATGAAAAGTATCCAGCGGACAGTTGAAAACCAAATCAAATCCTATTTTTTTCAAGAAAAGGCGATTTTGATTTATGGAGCTAGGCAGGTCGGTAAAACTACCTTAATTCAGAGAATATTAACTGAGGAAAAGGCGGAGGATGTCCTTTTTTTAAATGGGGATGAGCCTGACATTCGGGAATTATTTCAGAACATTACTTCCACTCAGATTAAGTCACTCATCGGAAACAAGAAAATTCTTTTCATCGATGAGGCACAAAGAATTTCAAATATTGGTTTATCCATCAAGCTCATTGTTGATCAAATCAAAGAAGTGCAGGTCATAGCATCTGGTTCCACTGCATTTGATCTAGCAAACAAAGTCCAAGAGCCACTGACTGGAAGAAAATTTGAATGGCAGCTTTTCCCATTGTCATTCTCAGAACGAGCCAATCATTTTGGACTTCTGGAAGAAAAAAGACTTCTTCACAATCGACTCATTTATGGAAGTTACCCTGAAATAGTTACACATCCTTCCAGGGAGCGTGAGCTTCTTGGGTTATTAACAGAAAGTTATTTATATAAGGATATTCTAATGCTGGATGGAATACAAAAGCCGGCATTGGTTGAAAAATTAGTTACTGCTTTATCTCTTCAAGTTGGCAATGAAGTTTCCTATAACGAATTGGCAAAAACCGTTTCTTCGGACCCTGCAACAGTAGAAAAATATATTCATATTCTGGAAAAAGCGTTTATTGTTTTTGTAGTCCCGGCGTTCAGTCGAAATGTTAGAACTGAAATTAAAAAAGGAAAAAAAATCTACTTCTACGACAACGGCATCCGCAATGCGGTGATACGGAACTATCAACCATTGGAATTGAGAACCGACAAAGGCGCTTTGTGGGAAAATTTTTTAATGAGCGAAAGAAGAAAATTATTAGTAAACTCAAAATTAAACGCAAAACAATACTTCTGGAGAACTACCGCACAACAGGAAATTGATGCTGTAGAAGAAGTTGATAATATGCTTTCAATTTTTGAATTCAAATGGAATCCAAAAACAAAAAGCAAAATCCCAAAAACATTTTCAGAAAATTATATATTAGAAAAATCCAAGAAAATTTCAACAGAAAACTATCCAGAATATTTAATGGAAAAATAA
- a CDS encoding FecR domain-containing protein has translation MNSAILRSKFFKYKRFLDKPIVLLTIIFLGIFIFSLLLYFEINRSSSEGSNEIIGQVSFVSNSVKKKGSQNVVWNTVNYQTPLSRRDLVRTDPNSMTMLALSDGTELRLDENSMVLVDIQDKTQKLELQKGNIHLNKKNTDTILEIRSGDLRVDIKKVGEYNLKINKNGTVEISVNSGEALVNKNSIAYEIKEAFLGFFRTEKKENSSQQNEATANNPPDQKKQESNIDINPIVIQSYSILSHPENLKFFLTKNDTLDIPLSWSSKDEVNKIQISIQNDFSSVYKESITKDKKISFNFPVGSYFWRVISINPNSKFETESRKFIVLKDVDFNLRFPDKDSVFRLREKSILINFAWDNLSDIQKYTLQVSRNIGFEKIDYSLESESNILSIELSNIGDYYYRVKAIQKNPDFPERFTNIGKFKIENEENEIKLELLNPPKSQKLDPTNKVLFGWGDNKSFQKYTLLISEDANFSSNVKKIQTQNNYAIQENLKKESVFFWKVEGILSDGKSVSSETRSFHTKMVLVETITPPKPAETAKMEPEKNETKVTPPAKTSPKLNVPKSKVNSEVKYEEDN, from the coding sequence ATGAACTCAGCAATCTTACGTTCGAAGTTTTTTAAGTATAAAAGATTTTTAGACAAACCTATCGTCTTATTGACTATAATTTTTCTTGGGATTTTTATTTTTTCTTTGCTCTTGTATTTTGAAATAAATAGAAGTTCTTCCGAGGGCTCAAACGAAATCATTGGACAAGTTTCATTTGTTTCAAATTCGGTGAAAAAAAAAGGGAGCCAAAATGTAGTATGGAATACGGTTAACTATCAAACACCGCTTTCTAGGCGTGATTTGGTGAGAACAGATCCTAATTCGATGACTATGCTTGCATTATCTGATGGAACCGAGCTTCGTTTAGACGAAAACAGTATGGTACTAGTGGATATTCAAGATAAAACGCAAAAACTAGAACTCCAAAAAGGCAATATTCACTTAAACAAAAAAAATACCGATACAATTTTGGAAATTCGATCGGGCGATTTGAGAGTCGATATTAAAAAGGTCGGAGAATACAATTTAAAGATAAATAAAAATGGGACAGTTGAAATTAGTGTAAACTCAGGTGAGGCTCTAGTTAATAAAAATTCTATAGCGTACGAAATCAAAGAAGCCTTTCTTGGTTTTTTTAGAACAGAAAAAAAAGAAAATTCGTCTCAACAAAATGAGGCTACAGCCAATAATCCGCCCGATCAAAAAAAACAAGAATCTAATATTGATATTAATCCAATTGTTATTCAGTCCTATTCAATACTCAGTCATCCTGAAAATTTAAAGTTTTTTCTTACAAAAAATGATACTTTAGATATTCCTTTGTCTTGGTCATCCAAGGATGAAGTAAATAAAATTCAAATTAGTATACAAAACGATTTTTCTTCCGTTTACAAAGAATCAATAACGAAAGACAAAAAAATCAGTTTTAATTTTCCAGTAGGATCTTATTTTTGGAGAGTAATTTCTATTAACCCCAATTCAAAATTTGAGACGGAGTCTAGAAAATTCATCGTATTAAAAGACGTTGATTTTAATTTAAGGTTTCCTGATAAGGATTCCGTTTTTCGGTTACGAGAAAAATCAATACTCATAAATTTTGCTTGGGATAATCTTTCCGATATTCAAAAATACACTCTTCAAGTTTCAAGAAATATTGGATTTGAAAAAATTGACTATTCATTAGAGTCAGAATCTAATATTTTAAGTATCGAATTATCCAACATAGGAGACTATTATTATCGAGTAAAAGCTATACAAAAAAATCCAGATTTTCCGGAAAGGTTTACCAATATTGGAAAATTTAAAATTGAAAACGAAGAAAATGAAATTAAGTTGGAATTGTTAAATCCTCCAAAATCACAAAAATTAGATCCGACTAATAAAGTGCTTTTTGGCTGGGGAGATAACAAGTCTTTTCAAAAATATACCTTACTCATTTCCGAAGATGCAAATTTTTCTTCCAACGTAAAAAAAATCCAAACTCAGAATAATTATGCGATACAAGAAAACTTAAAGAAAGAAAGCGTGTTCTTTTGGAAAGTAGAAGGAATACTATCCGATGGAAAAAGCGTTAGTTCTGAGACTCGAAGTTTTCATACAAAGATGGTCTTGGTAGAAACTATCACTCCTCCCAAACCAGCAGAAACTGCAAAAATGGAGCCAGAAAAAAATGAAACAAAAGTTACCCCTCCAGCAAAAACTTCTCCGAAACTAAATGTACCTAAGTCCAAAGTTAATTCTGAGGTAAAGTATGAAGAGGATAATTAA
- a CDS encoding winged helix-turn-helix transcriptional regulator — protein MAINKKTEFKERIQNLSEFAKAISHPARISILKTIAEKQECICGEIVDVLPLAQSTVSQHLKDLKEIGLIKGEVEGAKSCYCINWKKVEEFEKEIGKLFQELNSFKAQDNCC, from the coding sequence ATGGCAATAAATAAAAAAACTGAATTCAAGGAAAGAATACAAAATCTTTCTGAATTTGCAAAAGCAATCTCGCATCCGGCACGAATTTCCATTCTAAAAACAATTGCTGAAAAGCAGGAATGTATTTGTGGAGAAATTGTAGACGTTTTGCCATTAGCCCAATCCACCGTTTCCCAACATCTTAAAGATTTAAAAGAAATTGGTCTTATCAAAGGAGAAGTCGAAGGGGCTAAGTCTTGTTATTGTATCAACTGGAAAAAAGTAGAAGAATTTGAAAAGGAAATCGGAAAATTATTCCAAGAGTTGAATTCGTTCAAAGCTCAGGATAATTGTTGTTAG
- a CDS encoding HAMP domain-containing protein, with product MPTSQDENSENLQDYFRKKYEDTARRHNINVDAVDKRKGYRVNWSLQLKLMGINSLIITLTSIVIISFATYFFKSDSENNIKEENFKLVDLIGITVDNYITSMSWKSKQMALILDGNGGDKKTFSDMFFQLNSDIVFLGTFSLTKDKLNLLQSIQEEEFIQRNNLENNFFKELILESKLIKDRAIINTISLVNINKKDQTIPFLGVLIPYKKTDSETKVIVSILQTDNILSSFKKRGPFQTFMVDLNGNVLAHPEKEKVLFLSNLISSPIVQEMLKSPIGNGQNRFLENDEYSIGSFKKIESINGGIISIVPEKIVFEEVYNIQRRNIYISVISIFVSFLITFLFARTITKPVIKLLEQTHNISHGNFKIDIKSSTQDEIGLLTNHFIAMGQGLEEREKVKDALGRFVNPAVVNLVLNNNLKLGGENRTCAVLFSDIRNFTAMSEQMSPEEVVEFLNEYFSFMVSPIELSFGVVDKFIGDAIVATWGAVSTLGNPAENAINSALMMRDQLIRFNNKRAEKKKSPIRIGCGLNYGSVIAGQIGTVNRVEYTVIGDTVNLASRLEALTKPFGVDILITEQMYEGVKDLYIVEKMKQIMVKGKKEPQTVYAVISRIDDTDTKRPNTITDVRQLLGIQFDETAYASSGDKEEEKFKIINQPENK from the coding sequence ATGCCAACTTCCCAAGATGAAAATTCAGAAAACCTACAAGATTATTTTAGGAAAAAATATGAGGATACCGCACGCAGGCATAACATTAACGTAGATGCTGTGGATAAAAGAAAAGGGTATCGGGTAAATTGGAGTCTTCAACTGAAGCTAATGGGGATTAACTCCCTAATCATTACACTAACCTCAATTGTAATTATTAGCTTTGCTACCTATTTTTTTAAAAGTGACAGCGAAAACAATATCAAAGAAGAAAACTTCAAATTAGTCGATTTAATTGGAATAACGGTTGATAATTACATAACGTCCATGTCCTGGAAATCTAAGCAAATGGCTCTTATTTTAGATGGAAATGGCGGTGATAAGAAAACTTTTTCGGATATGTTTTTTCAACTGAACTCAGATATTGTTTTTTTAGGAACATTTAGTTTAACAAAAGATAAACTGAATCTACTTCAATCTATTCAAGAAGAAGAGTTTATTCAGAGAAATAATTTAGAGAATAATTTTTTTAAAGAATTAATCTTAGAAAGTAAATTAATAAAAGATAGAGCGATTATTAATACTATCTCACTTGTAAATATAAACAAAAAAGATCAGACAATTCCGTTTTTGGGAGTATTAATTCCTTATAAAAAAACAGATTCAGAAACAAAAGTCATAGTCTCTATTTTACAAACGGATAATATTCTTTCTTCTTTTAAAAAGCGGGGACCATTTCAAACTTTTATGGTGGATTTAAATGGAAATGTATTGGCACATCCAGAAAAAGAGAAAGTTTTATTTCTATCTAATTTAATTTCTTCACCTATCGTTCAAGAAATGCTTAAAAGTCCCATTGGCAATGGACAAAACCGATTTCTCGAAAATGATGAATATTCTATTGGTAGCTTCAAAAAAATAGAAAGTATAAATGGGGGGATAATATCTATTGTTCCCGAAAAAATTGTATTTGAAGAAGTTTACAACATTCAAAGACGAAATATTTATATTTCCGTTATTTCTATTTTTGTTTCCTTTTTAATTACCTTTCTATTTGCGAGAACCATCACAAAACCTGTAATAAAACTTTTGGAACAAACACATAATATTTCCCACGGGAATTTTAAAATAGACATCAAGTCAAGTACCCAAGACGAAATTGGACTTTTAACAAATCATTTTATCGCAATGGGACAAGGTCTAGAAGAAAGAGAAAAGGTTAAGGATGCTCTTGGTCGATTTGTAAATCCTGCAGTGGTAAATCTAGTCTTGAATAACAACCTAAAACTAGGAGGTGAAAATCGAACTTGCGCCGTTCTTTTTTCCGATATACGTAATTTTACAGCAATGTCAGAGCAAATGTCACCAGAAGAGGTTGTGGAATTTTTAAATGAATATTTTAGTTTTATGGTGTCTCCTATTGAATTGAGCTTTGGTGTAGTGGATAAATTTATAGGCGATGCGATAGTTGCCACATGGGGTGCTGTTAGCACTCTTGGTAATCCAGCTGAAAACGCAATTAACTCAGCCTTAATGATGAGAGATCAGTTAATTCGATTTAATAATAAAAGGGCAGAGAAAAAAAAATCTCCCATTCGAATTGGTTGCGGATTAAATTATGGCTCTGTAATTGCCGGACAGATTGGAACTGTAAATCGAGTAGAATATACGGTCATTGGAGATACTGTAAATTTAGCTTCTCGATTGGAGGCACTTACAAAGCCCTTTGGAGTTGATATTCTTATCACTGAACAAATGTACGAAGGAGTGAAAGATCTTTACATAGTCGAAAAAATGAAACAGATTATGGTGAAAGGCAAAAAAGAACCTCAAACTGTATATGCTGTTATTTCTAGAATTGATGATACAGATACAAAAAGACCAAATACAATTACGGACGTTAGGCAATTGTTAGGTATACAATTCGATGAAACCGCGTATGCCTCATCCGGAGACAAAGAAGAAGAAAAATTCAAAATTATCAATCAACCGGAAAACAAATAA
- a CDS encoding arsenate reductase ArsC — translation MKKILVLCTGNSCRSQMAEGWLRHFAKEKAEVYSAGIETHGVNPKAIHFMQESGIDISSHTSNHINEYKAIDFDFILTVCDHAKENCPYFPANAERFHHNFSDPSKVKGTEEDIVNAFRTTRDEIRDYSKNFILENIK, via the coding sequence ATGAAAAAAATTTTAGTTTTATGCACGGGAAATAGTTGCAGAAGCCAAATGGCAGAAGGTTGGTTAAGACATTTCGCAAAAGAAAAGGCGGAAGTTTATAGTGCTGGAATTGAAACGCATGGTGTAAACCCAAAGGCAATTCATTTTATGCAAGAATCGGGAATTGATATTTCGAGTCATACTTCCAACCATATCAATGAATACAAAGCAATTGATTTTGATTTTATTCTTACTGTATGTGATCATGCAAAGGAAAATTGTCCTTACTTTCCGGCTAACGCTGAAAGGTTCCATCACAATTTTTCAGATCCTTCTAAAGTAAAAGGAACGGAAGAAGATATAGTAAATGCATTTCGTACCACACGAGATGAAATACGTGATTATAGTAAAAATTTTATTTTGGAGAATATAAAATGA
- a CDS encoding permease — MIQWVIHITLYNWLGLNPSSKLIIAVDFFFYDTIKILILLYLVSMFMNFVNTYLPIEKIRDFLNNKNLFGLQYFFASFFGAVTPFCSCSSVPLFIGFVKGGIPLGVTFAFLVTSPLVNEIAVAMFLGIFGFKVTTIYVISGIFLGMVAGVLLGKLNQEKYLADWVKEMLKNSTARREIPISDNMTFGERITNASRESFMIVKGIIWYVLIGIGVGAAIHGYVPDYFFVQYISKNNLLAVPLAVISGIPLYSNAAGVIPIMQVLVSKDVPIGTALAFMMAVVGISLPEAMLLKKIMQMRLLVTFFSVVGFCIILLGYFFNFIL, encoded by the coding sequence ATGATTCAGTGGGTAATTCATATTACCCTCTATAATTGGCTTGGGTTAAATCCAAGTTCCAAGCTAATTATAGCAGTTGATTTCTTTTTTTATGATACAATTAAGATTCTTATACTTTTGTATCTTGTTTCGATGTTTATGAATTTTGTGAATACATATTTGCCGATAGAAAAGATTCGTGATTTTTTGAATAATAAAAATCTATTCGGATTACAATATTTTTTTGCTTCTTTTTTTGGAGCGGTTACTCCATTTTGCTCCTGTTCTTCCGTACCTTTATTTATTGGATTCGTAAAGGGTGGAATTCCGCTTGGTGTAACATTTGCTTTTTTGGTTACTTCACCCCTTGTAAATGAAATTGCAGTTGCTATGTTCCTTGGAATTTTTGGATTTAAGGTCACAACGATTTATGTTATAAGTGGCATTTTCTTAGGAATGGTAGCTGGAGTTTTGTTAGGAAAATTAAATCAGGAAAAATATCTTGCCGACTGGGTAAAGGAAATGCTGAAGAATTCTACCGCTCGACGAGAAATCCCAATATCAGATAATATGACTTTTGGCGAACGAATTACGAACGCATCGAGAGAATCCTTCATGATCGTAAAAGGAATTATCTGGTATGTCTTAATTGGTATTGGGGTGGGTGCGGCAATTCATGGGTATGTTCCAGATTATTTTTTTGTGCAATATATATCGAAAAACAATTTATTAGCTGTTCCACTTGCAGTTATTTCTGGTATTCCTCTATATTCTAATGCGGCAGGCGTAATACCTATAATGCAAGTTTTAGTGTCAAAGGACGTTCCAATTGGGACGGCTCTCGCATTTATGATGGCAGTTGTTGGTATTTCGTTACCAGAAGCAATGTTATTAAAGAAAATTATGCAAATGAGACTCTTGGTTACTTTTTTTAGTGTGGTTGGTTTTTGTATTATTCTGCTCGGTTACTTTTTTAATTTCATACTTTAA
- the arsB gene encoding ACR3 family arsenite efflux transporter yields the protein MGFFERFLTIWVLLCIGVGILLGKLASGVIEPLTKMTVFEVNIPIAVLVWLMIYPMMVQIDFSSVKDIGKNPKGLFLTLTVNWLIKPFTMALFGWLFFQNIFSAFITPERANEYLAGVILLGAAPCTAMVFVWSYLTKGNPLYTLVQVSINDLVILFAFIPIVGFLLGISDIVIPYNTLLYSVLIFVVIPLFAGYISRKYIIVIYGKEWFETKFLHFLKPISISALLVTLVLLFAFQGNIILMNPFDILLIAIPLTIQTYFIFAISWTFGRFLNLPHNVCAPASMIGASNFFELSVAVAIALFGINSGAALATVVGVLIEVPVMLSLVKLANRWRY from the coding sequence ATGGGTTTTTTTGAACGATTTTTAACTATTTGGGTTTTGCTTTGTATTGGGGTTGGGATTTTACTCGGAAAATTAGCAAGTGGTGTGATAGAGCCACTTACTAAAATGACTGTATTTGAGGTTAATATTCCAATAGCCGTTCTAGTCTGGCTTATGATTTATCCGATGATGGTGCAAATTGACTTTTCGTCAGTCAAAGACATTGGCAAAAATCCGAAAGGTCTGTTCTTAACTTTGACGGTAAATTGGCTTATCAAACCGTTTACGATGGCTTTATTCGGATGGTTATTTTTTCAAAATATATTCTCTGCTTTTATTACACCAGAACGGGCTAACGAGTATTTGGCGGGAGTTATCCTACTCGGAGCAGCTCCTTGTACGGCGATGGTATTCGTTTGGTCTTATCTTACGAAAGGTAATCCACTTTATACACTGGTGCAAGTTTCGATCAATGATTTAGTGATTCTTTTTGCATTTATACCTATTGTAGGGTTTTTGTTAGGTATTTCGGATATTGTAATTCCTTATAATACATTATTGTATTCCGTTTTAATTTTTGTTGTTATCCCCTTATTCGCAGGTTATATTTCGAGAAAGTATATCATCGTAATTTATGGAAAAGAATGGTTTGAAACAAAATTTCTACATTTCCTAAAACCAATCTCTATTTCTGCTCTCCTTGTAACTCTCGTTCTATTGTTTGCCTTTCAGGGAAATATCATTCTTATGAATCCGTTTGATATTTTACTCATTGCCATCCCACTTACGATTCAGACTTACTTTATCTTTGCAATTTCTTGGACTTTTGGAAGATTTCTAAATTTACCGCATAACGTCTGTGCTCCGGCTTCGATGATTGGGGCGAGTAATTTTTTCGAATTATCCGTTGCTGTTGCTATTGCCCTTTTTGGAATTAACTCAGGTGCTGCTCTTGCGACTGTCGTTGGCGTGTTGATTGAGGTTCCAGTTATGCTTTCACTCGTGAAACTTGCAAATCGATGGAGATACTAA
- a CDS encoding SpoIIE family protein phosphatase, with product MKFWVYIVAMILVGGFLEIRAFPIHLDTNVWYVKEGFSISYTNTGKQNLKDFHKKEATPILPQDFPIFLNNPSQIEMTILTYFTLSEYSNSLPLGFFIPTIGENWQVYLNEKLIAEEMHLSENKEIKKSRYVFGKLISFDSSLLRSGENILCIRILGNPDIPFTGLSAKSGYEISILEVLQKEKSDEVILVLSFLYLFIGLYHLLLYTKRKTDQQYLFFGLFSLLICLYIFFRSNRIYGYPIDSYLLTRLEYCLAYTLAPLQIAFLESLFYKKISFLIKGYSIVCGLLFLITMVVPMEYTIYFLRTWQVSILLFAFYCGYLLVNAVKRKVSTARTISIGFIFLAIASITDILDSIFFKTRIQFLQTGFFIYILGIATLLANRFMEVHNQAEELNIHLDEKVKERTRELAETLNSVSELKIKQDYDYYLATLLIEPLTQKNNDSTTVQVEYILKQKKQFIYKGKQYELGGDFCTSDRVNICGKYYTIFVNGDAMGKSIQGASGALVLGVVFKSLISRTKLFKENSDKPPEIWLKDCFVELQEIFKSFDGRMLVSSFLGVLDEINGFLYYINTDHPWLVLYRNSICSFIDKKHHFYKFGMVGVKQEIVIRTFQMQRGDVLFSGSDGKDDFLFLDPDLKKTMMNFDTNNFLQRVEVSHGDLNQIMKLTEEVGEVTDDISLLRVEFNGTNDSFRSRKESILAAKQYTRNAKLKEAIEIYKQLSSEFPRSNSLLYRVSSLCKQVGLHKEEIEYGVRLKLRLPNHYSGNV from the coding sequence ATGAAATTTTGGGTTTATATAGTTGCAATGATTCTGGTTGGAGGATTTTTAGAAATCCGCGCATTTCCTATTCATTTGGATACAAATGTTTGGTATGTGAAAGAAGGATTTTCTATTTCTTATACCAATACTGGAAAACAAAATCTTAAGGATTTTCATAAAAAGGAAGCTACTCCTATATTGCCGCAGGACTTTCCAATATTTCTAAATAATCCTTCTCAGATAGAAATGACGATACTAACTTATTTCACTCTATCTGAGTATTCTAATAGTTTGCCGCTTGGATTTTTTATTCCAACTATAGGCGAAAACTGGCAGGTGTATCTTAACGAAAAGTTAATTGCTGAAGAAATGCATCTTTCGGAAAATAAAGAAATAAAAAAAAGTAGGTATGTATTTGGGAAGCTAATTAGCTTTGATTCCTCTTTACTTAGAAGTGGAGAAAATATACTTTGTATTCGAATATTAGGTAATCCTGATATTCCTTTTACGGGACTTTCTGCAAAGTCTGGATATGAAATTTCTATTCTGGAAGTTTTACAAAAGGAAAAATCTGATGAAGTAATTCTAGTTTTAAGTTTTCTTTATTTATTCATTGGATTGTATCATCTACTTTTGTATACAAAGCGTAAAACAGATCAGCAATATTTATTCTTTGGATTATTTTCTTTATTGATATGTTTGTATATTTTTTTTAGGTCTAATCGAATTTATGGTTATCCGATTGACTCCTATTTATTGACTCGATTGGAATATTGTTTGGCATATACTTTAGCGCCTTTGCAGATTGCCTTTTTGGAATCTCTTTTTTACAAAAAAATTTCCTTTCTTATCAAAGGTTATTCTATAGTATGCGGCCTACTTTTTCTAATTACAATGGTAGTTCCAATGGAATATACCATTTATTTTTTGCGAACTTGGCAAGTAAGTATTTTACTTTTTGCGTTCTACTGCGGATATTTACTAGTAAATGCTGTCAAACGAAAAGTTTCAACGGCTAGAACAATCTCTATTGGTTTTATTTTTTTAGCAATAGCATCCATTACAGATATACTAGATTCCATTTTTTTTAAAACCAGAATTCAATTTTTACAAACTGGATTTTTTATTTATATCCTTGGGATTGCTACTTTGCTTGCTAATCGCTTTATGGAAGTCCATAACCAAGCTGAGGAGTTGAATATTCATTTAGATGAAAAGGTGAAGGAACGAACTAGGGAGCTGGCAGAAACTTTAAATTCGGTAAGTGAACTAAAAATAAAACAGGATTACGACTACTATCTTGCTACTCTATTAATCGAGCCACTGACTCAAAAAAATAATGATTCTACGACTGTTCAAGTTGAATATATTTTGAAACAAAAAAAGCAATTTATTTATAAAGGCAAACAATATGAACTTGGGGGAGACTTTTGCACTTCCGATAGAGTGAATATTTGCGGAAAATATTATACAATATTTGTAAATGGGGATGCCATGGGTAAATCTATTCAGGGGGCAAGCGGTGCTTTGGTGTTGGGCGTTGTTTTTAAATCTCTTATTTCCCGCACAAAACTTTTTAAGGAAAACAGTGATAAACCGCCAGAAATTTGGTTAAAGGATTGTTTTGTTGAGCTTCAAGAAATTTTTAAATCATTTGACGGCAGAATGTTAGTATCCTCATTTTTGGGAGTATTGGATGAAATAAATGGATTTTTGTATTATATCAATACCGATCATCCTTGGTTAGTGCTCTATCGAAATTCAATATGCTCTTTTATAGATAAAAAACATCATTTTTATAAATTTGGAATGGTCGGAGTGAAACAGGAAATTGTGATTCGAACTTTTCAGATGCAGAGAGGGGATGTTCTTTTCTCCGGCTCTGATGGAAAGGATGATTTTTTATTTTTAGACCCCGATCTAAAGAAAACAATGATGAACTTTGATACAAATAATTTCCTGCAAAGAGTGGAAGTCAGTCATGGTGATTTAAATCAAATTATGAAACTTACAGAAGAAGTAGGAGAGGTTACGGATGATATTTCTCTACTTCGCGTTGAATTTAATGGAACGAATGATTCATTTCGCTCGAGGAAAGAATCAATCTTAGCCGCTAAACAATATACACGAAACGCAAAACTAAAAGAGGCTATTGAAATTTATAAACAATTAAGTTCTGAATTTCCTCGAAGTAATTCCTTACTGTATAGAGTTTCTTCTTTGTGTAAACAAGTTGGGCTTCACAAAGAAGAAATTGAATATGGAGTCCGATTGAAACTTAGATTACCAAATCATTACTCTGGAAATGTTTGA
- a CDS encoding TM0996/MTH895 family glutaredoxin-like protein, with the protein MNIKILGTGCQKCVTLEYQTQTAVNQLQLDASIEKVTEMSEIMKYDILSTPALVIDEQVIFTGKVPKTEEIKELLLQMMTK; encoded by the coding sequence ATGAATATTAAAATACTCGGAACAGGTTGTCAGAAATGTGTAACATTAGAATACCAAACACAAACAGCCGTAAACCAATTACAATTAGATGCTTCAATTGAGAAGGTAACGGAAATGAGTGAAATCATGAAGTATGACATCCTTTCGACACCTGCCCTTGTCATAGATGAACAAGTAATTTTTACTGGAAAGGTTCCTAAGACAGAAGAAATCAAAGAACTACTTCTTCAAATGATGACAAAATGA